A window of Desulfatiglans sp. contains these coding sequences:
- a CDS encoding DUF169 domain-containing protein — translation MGSRFSRREVLGLGLGAAAIGAYSLAGAATNSEQAQVKNNDQPAGTAEINKRNAEDLERVLILRTSPVAVKMVSKEEEIPKDAVRPKKDRGYHLTQCQAVSMSRRDKVTLAMLKEDNWCPTAVMAYGLVEKPASVNQWSHPYDSFEYGKYIGIVTAPLSRADFVPDVVLVYAKPAQLRGLLLSLKISDVPEVSHHFFPPSCGWSVVNPIKEGKYYIVLPDPGEYQRALTDEGDLIFSIPKVKMAEMMAGIRQNEHGPFSYRDHQMFMETDFPLPDFYKEMFKNWGMDTE, via the coding sequence ATGGGTAGCAGGTTTTCAAGACGCGAGGTGCTGGGGCTTGGGCTTGGTGCAGCGGCTATTGGTGCTTACAGCCTTGCAGGGGCTGCAACTAATAGTGAACAGGCACAGGTAAAAAATAATGATCAACCGGCAGGCACAGCGGAGATAAACAAAAGAAATGCAGAAGACCTTGAACGGGTGTTAATTCTGCGCACATCCCCTGTGGCAGTAAAGATGGTGTCAAAGGAAGAAGAGATACCAAAAGATGCAGTCAGGCCGAAGAAAGACCGCGGGTATCATCTTACCCAGTGCCAGGCTGTTTCCATGTCAAGGAGGGATAAGGTCACTTTAGCTATGCTTAAGGAGGATAACTGGTGCCCGACCGCTGTTATGGCATACGGGCTGGTTGAAAAACCTGCATCGGTTAATCAGTGGTCTCACCCATATGACAGCTTTGAATATGGCAAATATATCGGTATTGTTACTGCCCCATTGAGCAGGGCCGATTTTGTGCCGGATGTTGTGCTCGTTTATGCCAAACCCGCTCAACTGCGCGGGCTGCTTTTATCCCTGAAAATATCTGATGTGCCTGAGGTCAGCCATCACTTTTTCCCGCCATCATGCGGATGGTCTGTTGTAAACCCGATAAAGGAGGGAAAATACTATATCGTCCTTCCTGACCCCGGTGAATACCAGCGCGCCCTTACAGATGAAGGGGACCTGATATTTTCTATACCAAAAGTAAAAATGGCTGAGATGATGGCCGGTATAAGGCAGAATGAACATGGCCCATTCTCATACCGTGATCACCAAATGTTTATGGAAACTGATTTTCCTCTCCCTGATTTTTACAAAGAGATGTTTAAAAACTGGGGTATGGATACAGAATAA